One genomic segment of Pandoraea sputorum includes these proteins:
- the sorA gene encoding SorA family sulfite dehydrogenase catalytic subunit — MKSHDRSAAPTAPQAASSLVPPEYAFSESPAESVVAEVSRRRFLRRAGALGVGASLAGRALDVLAATTAPQTVTLPFANGERELVAYPQKRPLIRLTARPPQLETPFEVFNDGLITPNDAFFVRYHLAGIPTDIDPAKHRIRVGGSVAKPLDISLASLKKDFGAPVELVAVHQCSGNSRGFFEPRVGGGQIANGAMGNARWRGIPLKRILERAGVSASAKQVTFEGLDRPIVPATPEFVKALDLDHAMDGEVMVAFAMNGKDLPMLNGFPVRLVVPGYYGTYWVKHLADINVVDKVFDGFWMATAYRIPDNDCNCVEPGKAPEKTKPIGRFTVRSFVTSHSDGQQVAAGKPMRVRGIAFDGGEGIRDVQFSTDGGQTWQAAKLGNELSKYSFREWTASFTPPQAGEYVLKVRATNRAGVTQPLQSLWNPAGYLRNGVETVRVVAA, encoded by the coding sequence ATGAAGTCGCACGACCGGAGCGCCGCCCCCACGGCGCCGCAAGCCGCATCCTCTCTCGTTCCTCCCGAATACGCCTTCTCCGAGTCACCGGCCGAGTCCGTTGTGGCCGAGGTGTCGCGCCGTCGATTTCTGCGACGTGCCGGTGCGCTCGGTGTCGGGGCGAGCCTCGCGGGCCGCGCACTCGATGTACTCGCCGCCACGACTGCGCCGCAGACGGTGACGCTGCCGTTCGCGAACGGCGAGCGCGAACTTGTCGCGTATCCGCAGAAGCGTCCGCTGATCCGGCTGACCGCACGTCCACCGCAACTGGAAACGCCGTTCGAAGTGTTCAACGACGGTCTGATCACGCCGAACGACGCCTTCTTCGTGCGCTATCACCTGGCCGGCATTCCGACCGACATCGATCCGGCGAAGCATCGGATTCGCGTCGGCGGCAGCGTCGCGAAGCCGCTCGACATCTCACTGGCATCGCTCAAGAAGGACTTCGGCGCGCCGGTCGAACTCGTCGCCGTGCATCAGTGCTCGGGCAACAGCCGGGGATTCTTCGAGCCTCGCGTGGGTGGCGGCCAGATCGCCAACGGTGCGATGGGCAACGCACGCTGGCGCGGCATTCCGCTCAAGCGCATTCTTGAGCGCGCGGGTGTTTCCGCCAGCGCGAAACAAGTGACGTTCGAAGGCCTCGACCGCCCGATCGTCCCGGCGACGCCCGAATTCGTGAAAGCGCTCGACCTCGATCACGCGATGGACGGCGAAGTCATGGTCGCATTCGCGATGAACGGCAAAGACCTGCCGATGCTTAACGGCTTTCCGGTGCGACTCGTCGTGCCGGGCTACTACGGCACGTACTGGGTCAAGCATCTGGCGGACATCAACGTCGTGGACAAGGTGTTCGACGGCTTCTGGATGGCCACCGCGTACCGCATTCCCGACAACGACTGCAACTGTGTCGAACCGGGCAAAGCACCGGAGAAGACCAAACCGATCGGACGTTTCACCGTGCGCTCCTTCGTCACCAGTCACAGCGACGGCCAGCAAGTGGCGGCGGGCAAGCCGATGCGGGTGCGCGGCATTGCGTTCGACGGCGGCGAAGGCATTCGCGACGTACAGTTCTCTACCGACGGCGGCCAGACATGGCAGGCCGCAAAGCTCGGCAACGAGCTGTCGAAGTACTCCTTTCGCGAATGGACGGCGTCGTTCACCCCGCCGCAAGCCGGTGAGTATGTTCTGAAAGTTCGGGCGACGAATCGCGCAGGGGTCACGCAACCGCTGCAGTCGTTGTGGAATCCGGCTGGCTATCTGCGCAACGGGGTGGAAACCGTGCGCGTGGTCGCGGCTTAA
- the sorB gene encoding SorB family sulfite dehydrogenase c-type cytochrome subunit: MNFSKLTRSTALLSGLCGLLGVVGLTATVPAHALDIKLPQETSQLKASTLAGHQAASAWCVMCHSIDYINSQPPMPSAFWHAEVTKMVKVYGAPIPEDQVKLISEYLGTTYGTDHK, translated from the coding sequence ATGAACTTCTCGAAATTGACGCGCAGCACCGCCCTCCTGTCCGGCCTTTGCGGCCTGCTCGGTGTTGTCGGCCTGACGGCCACAGTCCCCGCCCATGCGCTCGACATCAAGCTGCCGCAGGAAACGTCGCAACTCAAGGCGTCGACGCTGGCAGGTCATCAAGCCGCCAGCGCATGGTGCGTGATGTGCCACTCCATCGACTACATCAACTCGCAGCCGCCCATGCCGTCCGCGTTCTGGCACGCCGAAGTGACCAAGATGGTGAAAGTCTACGGCGCACCGATTCCCGAAGATCAGGTCAAGCTGATCTCCGAGTATCTGGGCACGACATACGGCACTGACCATAAGTAA
- the putA gene encoding trifunctional transcriptional regulator/proline dehydrogenase/L-glutamate gamma-semialdehyde dehydrogenase, whose protein sequence is MANTTLGVKVDDILRTRLKTAAQQIERTPHWLIKQAIFAYLERIESGALPPELSGATQSGTEVIDGHAGDDTVPHPFLEFAQNVQPQSVLRAAITAAYRRPEPECVPVLVGQAKLAPATATLASDLARKLVVALRGKSTGGGVEGLIHEFSLSSQEGVALMCLAEALLRIPDKATRDALIRDKISKGDWHAHMGNSPSMFVNAATWGLMITGKLVTTTSEAGLTKALTRLIGRGGEPLIRKGVDIAMRLMGEQFVTGETISEALANSRKYEAQGFRYSYDMLGEAATTEEDAQRYYASYEQAIHAIGKASAGRGIYEGPGISIKLSALHPRYSRSQHERTVTELLPRVQALAKLARSYDIGLNIDAEEADRLEISLDLLEALCFDPELAGWNGIGFVVQAYQKRCPFVIDFIIDLARRSRHRIMVRLVKGAYWDTEIKRAQVDGLEGYPVYTRKIYTDVSYLACAKKLLAVPDAIYPQFATHNAYTLSAIYHLAGNNYYPGQYEFQCLHGMGEPLYEEVVGAIAAGKLARPCRVYAPVGTHETLLAYLVRRLLENGANTSFVNRIADETVSVDELIADPITEAEKVQPLGAPHAKIPLPRDLYGTSRANSSGFDLSNEHRLASLSSALLASAGTPWRAAPMLGDGERTAGTPRAVRNPADLRDIVGQVIEATSADVEAALTHAVAAAPIWQATPVEERADCLMRSADLLEAHMPTLMGLCVREAGKSLPNAVAEVREAVDFLRYYAAQIRQGFSNDTHRPLGPVLCISPWNFPLAIFVGQVAAALAAGNPVIAKPAEQTPLIAAEAVRLMQAAGVPSGALQLLPGTGETVGAALVADARTKAVMFTGSTEVARIIARTLADRLDANGRPIPLIAETGGQNAMIVDSSALPEQVVYDVLASAFDSAGQRCSALRVLCLQDDIADKTLHMLKGAMQELAIGNPDRLSIDVGPVIDAEAQNGITRHIEQMRGKGFPVEQLTLPDAARHGTFVPPTLIELTDLKALQREVFGPVLHVIRFKRAQLDKLLDQINGTGYGLTFGVHTRIDETIAYVTERAHVGNVYVNRNVIGAVVGVQPFGGEGLSGTGPKAGGPMYLPRLLATRPAALAPELNRNEAALSPLVNYRDWLRQQADSAPAIDRVDRYLATSALDATAVLPGPTGERNTYGLEPRGPVLCVAATTLGARTQLAAVLATGNNAVFTDSAAARELVGALPATLKGRASVLAAGADAASEAALAAVLFEGDSDELRTLNRRIATRNGPILSMQGLAPEALAAGDDYALERLLCERSVSVNTAAAGGNANLMTIG, encoded by the coding sequence ATGGCTAATACCACTCTCGGCGTCAAGGTCGACGATATCCTGCGCACTCGTCTCAAGACGGCCGCCCAGCAAATCGAGCGCACCCCTCACTGGCTCATCAAACAGGCGATCTTCGCTTATCTGGAGCGCATCGAAAGCGGCGCGCTGCCGCCCGAGCTAAGCGGTGCAACCCAGTCGGGCACCGAGGTGATCGACGGCCATGCCGGCGACGACACCGTGCCGCATCCGTTCCTGGAGTTCGCGCAGAACGTGCAACCGCAATCGGTGCTGCGTGCGGCCATCACGGCCGCGTACCGTCGCCCGGAACCTGAGTGCGTGCCTGTGCTCGTCGGTCAGGCCAAGCTTGCACCGGCCACGGCCACGCTGGCGTCCGATCTCGCCCGCAAGCTCGTCGTCGCCCTGCGCGGCAAGAGCACCGGCGGGGGCGTCGAAGGCCTGATCCACGAATTCTCGCTGTCGAGCCAGGAAGGCGTGGCGCTGATGTGTCTGGCAGAAGCGCTGCTGCGCATTCCCGACAAGGCCACGCGCGACGCGCTGATTCGCGACAAGATCAGCAAGGGTGACTGGCACGCCCACATGGGCAATTCGCCGTCGATGTTCGTCAACGCCGCAACCTGGGGCCTGATGATCACGGGCAAGCTCGTCACCACGACAAGCGAGGCGGGTCTGACCAAGGCCCTCACGCGCCTGATCGGCCGTGGCGGCGAACCACTCATCCGCAAGGGCGTCGACATCGCCATGCGTCTGATGGGCGAGCAGTTCGTCACTGGCGAGACCATCTCCGAAGCCCTCGCGAACAGCCGTAAGTACGAAGCCCAAGGTTTCCGCTATTCGTACGACATGCTCGGCGAAGCCGCGACGACGGAAGAAGACGCACAGCGTTACTACGCCAGCTACGAGCAGGCGATTCACGCCATCGGCAAGGCGTCGGCCGGACGCGGAATCTACGAAGGCCCGGGAATCTCGATCAAGCTTTCGGCACTGCATCCGCGCTACTCGCGCAGCCAGCACGAGCGCACGGTCACCGAGCTGCTGCCGCGCGTGCAGGCGTTGGCCAAGCTGGCCCGCTCTTACGACATCGGCCTGAACATCGACGCCGAAGAAGCCGACCGCCTCGAAATCTCGCTCGATCTGCTCGAAGCGCTGTGCTTCGATCCGGAATTGGCGGGCTGGAACGGCATCGGCTTCGTGGTGCAGGCGTATCAGAAGCGCTGCCCGTTCGTGATCGACTTCATCATCGATCTGGCACGCCGCAGCCGTCACCGCATCATGGTGCGTCTGGTCAAGGGTGCTTACTGGGACACCGAAATCAAGCGCGCGCAGGTCGACGGCCTCGAAGGCTACCCGGTCTACACCCGCAAGATCTATACGGACGTGTCGTACCTCGCCTGCGCGAAGAAGCTGCTCGCGGTGCCGGATGCCATCTATCCGCAATTCGCCACGCACAACGCTTACACGCTGTCGGCGATCTATCACCTTGCGGGCAACAACTACTACCCCGGCCAGTACGAGTTCCAGTGCCTGCACGGCATGGGTGAGCCGCTGTACGAGGAAGTCGTCGGCGCCATCGCCGCAGGCAAACTGGCGCGACCGTGCCGCGTGTATGCCCCTGTCGGCACGCACGAAACGCTGCTCGCTTACCTCGTGCGCCGTCTGCTGGAAAACGGTGCGAACACGTCGTTCGTCAACCGAATTGCGGACGAAACCGTCAGCGTCGACGAACTGATCGCCGACCCGATCACCGAAGCCGAGAAGGTGCAACCGCTTGGCGCACCGCATGCCAAGATTCCGCTGCCGCGCGATCTGTACGGCACGTCGCGCGCCAACTCGTCGGGCTTCGATCTTTCGAACGAACACCGTCTGGCCTCGTTGTCGTCGGCCCTGCTCGCCAGTGCTGGCACCCCGTGGCGCGCCGCGCCGATGCTGGGCGACGGCGAGCGCACGGCAGGCACGCCGCGCGCTGTACGTAACCCGGCAGACCTGCGCGACATCGTGGGTCAGGTGATCGAAGCGACGTCCGCCGATGTGGAAGCGGCGCTGACGCACGCCGTCGCGGCGGCGCCGATCTGGCAAGCCACGCCGGTCGAAGAACGCGCCGACTGCCTGATGCGCTCGGCCGACCTGCTCGAAGCCCACATGCCCACGCTCATGGGCTTGTGCGTGCGTGAAGCGGGCAAGTCGCTTCCGAACGCCGTGGCCGAAGTCCGCGAGGCCGTCGACTTCCTGCGTTACTACGCCGCACAGATCCGCCAGGGTTTCTCGAACGACACGCACCGTCCGCTGGGTCCGGTCCTGTGTATCAGCCCGTGGAACTTCCCGCTCGCCATCTTCGTCGGTCAGGTCGCTGCGGCGCTCGCGGCCGGTAACCCGGTCATCGCCAAACCGGCCGAGCAAACGCCGCTCATCGCCGCCGAAGCCGTGCGCCTCATGCAAGCCGCTGGCGTGCCTTCCGGTGCACTGCAACTGCTGCCGGGTACGGGCGAGACCGTCGGTGCTGCGCTCGTTGCCGACGCTCGCACCAAGGCTGTGATGTTCACCGGCTCGACCGAAGTCGCCCGCATCATCGCGCGCACGCTGGCCGATCGTCTGGACGCCAATGGCCGTCCGATCCCGCTGATCGCCGAGACCGGCGGTCAGAACGCCATGATCGTCGACTCGTCGGCACTGCCCGAACAGGTCGTGTACGACGTGCTCGCCTCGGCCTTCGACTCGGCCGGTCAGCGCTGCTCGGCCCTGCGCGTGCTGTGCTTGCAGGACGACATCGCCGACAAGACGCTGCATATGCTCAAGGGCGCGATGCAGGAGCTTGCCATCGGCAACCCGGATCGTCTGTCCATCGACGTCGGCCCGGTGATCGACGCCGAAGCGCAGAACGGCATCACCCGTCACATCGAACAGATGCGCGGCAAGGGCTTCCCGGTCGAACAACTGACGCTGCCGGACGCCGCTCGTCACGGCACCTTCGTGCCGCCGACGCTCATCGAGCTGACCGACCTGAAGGCGCTGCAACGCGAAGTCTTCGGCCCGGTGCTGCACGTGATTCGCTTCAAGCGCGCGCAACTCGACAAGCTGCTCGACCAGATCAACGGCACGGGTTACGGCCTGACGTTCGGTGTGCATACGCGGATCGACGAGACCATCGCTTACGTGACGGAGCGTGCGCACGTCGGCAACGTCTATGTGAACCGTAACGTGATCGGCGCTGTGGTCGGTGTGCAGCCGTTCGGCGGCGAAGGTTTGTCTGGGACGGGTCCGAAAGCGGGCGGTCCGATGTATCTGCCGCGACTGTTGGCGACGCGTCCTGCCGCCCTCGCACCGGAGCTGAACCGCAACGAAGCCGCGCTCTCGCCGCTGGTGAACTACCGCGACTGGCTGCGTCAGCAAGCGGACAGCGCCCCCGCCATCGATCGCGTCGACCGTTATCTGGCGACGTCCGCACTCGACGCCACTGCCGTGCTGCCGGGTCCGACCGGCGAGCGCAATACGTACGGCCTGGAACCGCGCGGCCCGGTGCTGTGCGTGGCGGCGACGACACTCGGTGCACGCACGCAACTCGCGGCCGTGCTGGCGACGGGTAACAACGCAGTCTTCACCGACAGCGCCGCCGCCCGTGAACTCGTGGGTGCGCTGCCTGCGACGCTCAAGGGGCGTGCATCGGTGTTGGCCGCTGGCGCGGACGCCGCGAGCGAAGCGGCGCTGGCTGCGGTGCTGTTCGAGGGTGACAGCGACGAGTTGCGCACCCTGAACCGCCGCATCGCCACACGCAACGGTCCGATTCTGTCGATGCAGGGCCTCGCCCCCGAGGCACTGGCGGCTGGCGACGACTACGCGCTGGAACGTCTGTTGTGCGAACGCTCGGTGTCGGTCAACACGGCCGCCGCTGGCGGTAACGCCAACCTCATGACCATCGGCTGA
- the putP gene encoding sodium/proline symporter PutP has protein sequence MSLWNPTAVSFTVYLLLMLVIGWLGYRSTNNLSDYILGGRRLGSFVTALSAGASDMSGWLLLGLPGAIYVGGLSGVWIAIGLAIGAWANWRLVAARLRVHTEVCGNALTLPEYLTQRFGDRSHVLRIVTALVILTFFTIYCASGVVAGARLFETMFGLDYHTALWIGAVATIAYVFIGGFLAVSWTDTVQASLMFAALVVTPIAVITIDGGPVAAVSAVTAVHPAHTDWFGDLAPIGVISMLAWGLGYFGQPHILVRFMAARSAAAIPQARRICMTWMVLCLAGAVAVGFFGLAFYSARPELGAGVQTNAETIFMALTTQLFTPWLAGVLLAAILAAVMSTLSCQLLVCSSALTEDLYKTFARGPVSQKRLVWIGRAMVLAVAVVAVLLAMDPESRVLGMVSYAWAGFGAAFGPLVLATLLWPRVTRNGALAGIVVGAATVLIWKQFGWFDLYEIVPGFALGGLALYVVSRLDRAPSAEVLARYAAAETILKDIREGKSTGEVIGGGTDAPVAQPSP, from the coding sequence ATGTCCCTTTGGAATCCCACGGCGGTCTCGTTCACCGTCTATTTACTATTGATGCTGGTGATCGGCTGGCTCGGTTACCGATCGACCAACAACCTCTCGGACTACATTTTGGGCGGACGCCGCCTCGGTAGCTTCGTCACGGCGCTGTCCGCAGGCGCTTCCGACATGAGCGGCTGGCTGCTGCTCGGCTTGCCCGGCGCGATCTACGTGGGTGGCCTGTCCGGAGTCTGGATTGCCATCGGTCTGGCCATCGGCGCGTGGGCCAACTGGCGTCTCGTGGCGGCACGACTGCGGGTACACACGGAAGTCTGTGGCAATGCGCTCACGCTGCCCGAGTACCTGACGCAACGCTTCGGCGACCGTAGTCACGTGTTGCGCATCGTCACGGCGCTCGTGATTCTCACGTTCTTCACGATCTATTGCGCCTCGGGCGTGGTGGCAGGCGCACGTCTGTTCGAGACAATGTTCGGACTCGACTATCACACTGCCTTGTGGATCGGCGCGGTCGCGACGATCGCTTACGTCTTCATCGGCGGCTTCCTTGCCGTGAGCTGGACGGACACGGTGCAGGCCTCGCTGATGTTCGCAGCACTCGTCGTCACGCCGATTGCCGTCATCACCATCGACGGTGGACCGGTGGCGGCGGTCTCGGCGGTCACCGCCGTGCATCCCGCACACACCGACTGGTTCGGCGATCTCGCGCCTATCGGCGTGATCTCGATGCTCGCCTGGGGCCTGGGCTATTTCGGCCAGCCGCACATTCTGGTGCGCTTCATGGCCGCGCGCTCGGCGGCAGCGATTCCGCAAGCGCGTCGCATCTGCATGACGTGGATGGTGCTGTGTCTGGCGGGCGCGGTGGCCGTGGGCTTCTTCGGGCTGGCGTTCTATAGCGCGCGCCCCGAACTGGGCGCGGGCGTGCAGACGAACGCCGAAACCATCTTCATGGCGCTCACGACGCAACTCTTCACGCCGTGGCTTGCGGGTGTGCTGCTGGCCGCGATTCTCGCAGCCGTCATGAGCACGCTGTCGTGCCAGTTGCTGGTGTGCTCCAGCGCGCTCACGGAAGACCTCTACAAGACCTTTGCGCGCGGGCCGGTGAGCCAGAAGCGTCTCGTGTGGATCGGCCGCGCGATGGTGCTGGCCGTGGCCGTCGTGGCCGTGCTGCTCGCGATGGATCCGGAGAGCCGCGTTCTGGGCATGGTCAGCTATGCCTGGGCAGGTTTCGGGGCGGCCTTCGGTCCGCTGGTGCTGGCTACCCTGCTGTGGCCGCGTGTCACCCGTAACGGGGCATTGGCGGGCATCGTGGTCGGGGCGGCCACGGTCCTGATCTGGAAGCAGTTCGGCTGGTTCGACCTGTATGAGATCGTGCCGGGCTTCGCACTAGGCGGTCTGGCACTGTATGTCGTCAGCCGACTGGATCGTGCGCCGAGCGCCGAGGTACTGGCCCGTTACGCCGCCGCCGAAACGATTCTGAAGGACATCCGCGAAGGCAAATCGACCGGCGAAGTCATCGGCGGTGGCACCGATGCGCCGGTGGCGCAACCTTCGCCATAA
- a CDS encoding branched-chain amino acid ABC transporter substrate-binding protein, whose product MQSKLTASAVAVAGLLAFGAANAQQAQEVKLGFAAPLTGAQAHYGKDMQNGIQLAVDEYNATKPTIEGKPVKFVLQSEDDAADPRQGALVAQKLVDNGIKGMLGHFNSGTTIPASRIYAQAGIPEIAMATAPEYTKQGFKTTFRMMTSDIQQGSVVGTFAVKKLGFKNIAIVDDRTAYGQGLADEFEKAAKAAGGKIVRREFANDKAVDFRAILTNLKRSNPDVVFYGGADAQAGPLAKQMRELGIKATLMAGEMVKSDAFLKIAGDSANGSVVSLAGLPLDKMPGGAAYESRYKAKFGAGPETYSPYAYDGAMAMMSAMKKANSTDPAKYLPALAKTSMPGVTTRELAYDNVGDLKYGSITLYKVVDGKWTVLETVGGK is encoded by the coding sequence ATGCAATCGAAGCTTACGGCTAGCGCCGTCGCAGTCGCGGGGCTGCTCGCGTTTGGCGCGGCTAACGCGCAACAGGCGCAGGAAGTGAAGCTGGGTTTTGCCGCACCGCTCACGGGCGCACAGGCCCACTACGGCAAGGACATGCAGAACGGCATTCAACTGGCCGTTGACGAGTACAACGCCACCAAGCCGACCATCGAAGGCAAGCCGGTGAAGTTCGTGCTGCAATCCGAAGACGATGCGGCCGACCCGCGTCAAGGCGCGCTCGTTGCACAGAAGCTGGTCGACAACGGCATCAAGGGCATGCTGGGCCACTTCAACTCCGGCACGACCATTCCCGCGTCGCGCATCTACGCGCAGGCCGGTATTCCTGAAATCGCCATGGCGACGGCCCCGGAATACACCAAGCAGGGCTTCAAGACGACGTTCCGCATGATGACGTCGGACATCCAGCAGGGTTCGGTCGTCGGTACGTTTGCCGTCAAGAAGCTGGGCTTCAAGAACATCGCCATCGTCGACGACCGCACCGCTTACGGTCAGGGTCTGGCTGATGAGTTCGAAAAGGCCGCCAAAGCTGCCGGTGGCAAGATCGTGCGCCGTGAGTTCGCGAACGATAAGGCCGTGGACTTCCGCGCCATTCTGACGAACCTCAAGCGCTCCAACCCGGATGTGGTGTTCTACGGCGGTGCCGATGCACAGGCAGGCCCGCTCGCCAAGCAAATGCGCGAACTCGGCATCAAGGCCACGCTGATGGCGGGCGAAATGGTCAAGTCGGACGCCTTCCTGAAGATCGCAGGCGACTCCGCCAACGGCTCGGTGGTCTCGCTCGCCGGTCTGCCGCTCGACAAGATGCCCGGTGGCGCCGCTTACGAGTCGCGTTACAAGGCCAAGTTCGGTGCAGGCCCGGAAACGTACTCGCCCTACGCTTACGACGGCGCAATGGCCATGATGTCGGCCATGAAAAAGGCCAACTCGACGGACCCGGCCAAGTACCTCCCGGCACTGGCCAAGACGAGCATGCCCGGCGTGACCACGCGTGAGCTGGCCTACGACAACGTTGGCGACCTGAAGTACGGCTCGATCACGCTGTACAAGGTCGTGGACGGCAAGTGGACCGTGCTGGAAACCGTCGGCGGCAAGTAA